The DNA segment GCTATGTTAAATCCGCTACCAAGTTCCGAAAATTCCTCTATTGCCTTTAGTCTTCTTCTTGCTTCATGTGTTAAAGTGGTCAGAGGCGGTGCCAGCAGATAGCAGAAAGCCTTTTTATTTGAACGCCCAACCCTGCCTCTTAGCTGATGAAGCTCTGAAAGACCAAAATGATGGGCATCATTTATAAATATTGTATTTGCATTCGGGATATCAAGACCCGACTCAATAATTGTTGTGGCAAGAAGTACATCATAATCTCCCTGAATGAAATCGTACATGACATTTTCCACATGTGTGCCTTCCATCTGTCCATGAACGATTGCGGTTTTAACATTAGGGCATATCCGGTTTATCTGGGCCTGGATCTGCTTAATATTCTCAACCCTGTTATGAATGAAGAAGACCTGACCGTTTCTTGAGATCTCATATTCTATCCCCTCCTTAATAATATCCTCATTATACCCGTAGAGTTCTGTTACAATCGGCATCCTGTTGGGTGGCGGAGTATTTATAATCGACAGGTCACGGGCTCCCATCAGAGAAAACTGCAATGTCCGGGGAATCGGAGTGGCAGTAAGTGTTAATGTATCAACATTAGCCTTTATCTTTTTGAGCTTTTCTTTTACTGATACGCCGAATCGTTGTTCTTCGTCGATAACCAGAAGGCCAAGATCCTTGAATTTAACATCCTGTCCCACAAGCTTATGTGTACCAATAATAATATCAATTTTCCCCTCTGCCAGTTTCTCAAGAATCTTTTTTTGTTCAGCAGCTTTTTTATGTCTGCTTATATATTCAACGGTGCAGGGAAAACCCTTAAGCCTCGATGAGAATGTTTTATAATGCTGCAGTGCCAGTATTGTTGTCGGCACCAGAACAGCAGTCTGTTTACTGTCGGTGGCTGACTTAAAGGCTGCCCGTATTGCAATCTCTGTTTTTCCGAAACCTACATCTCCGCAAACCAGCCGGTCCATCGGATGTTCCGCTTCCATATCCTCTTTTACTGCAACTGAGGCGGTGAGCTGATCGGGAGTATCTTCATAAATAAAAGAGGCTTCGAGTTCGCGTTGCAGATATGAGTCGGGTGAGAATGAAAAACCCGGTGACGACATTCTTTTTGCATACAGTACGATAAGGTCTTTAGCAATGTCTTTTACCCTGCTTTTGGTTGCCTGCTTAAGTTTTTGCCATGCTCCTGAACCAAGTTTGTAGATTTTTGGCTCTGCATTATCCTTACCCTTATATTTTGAGATGCGGTGCAGTGAGTGGATACCTATATAGAGAATGTCATTGTCTCTGTAAACCAGCTTAATAGCTTCCTGTATCTTACCGTTGACTTCTATTTTCTCGAGGCCGCCGAATTTACCTATTCCATGATCGATATGTACAACATAGTCACCGGGGTTCAATCCCGTTAGTTCCTTAACAGAAATGCTCTCTTTTTTTGTAAAGAACCCTCTGATCCTGAACTTATGATACCTGTCGAATATCTGGTGATCGGTATAAACAGAGATTTTAAGATCGTGATCGGTAAATCCGGCATGCAGGTTAAGCAATAAAGGAGTAAAATGCACTTCGGGATTAATTTCACTGAAAATATCTCTCAACCTTTCAATCTGAGACTCGCTTTCCGAAACAATAAATGTCTCATATCCCTGGGAATCGTTCGCCAGCAGCTTATCTGACAGTAATTCAAAGTTCTTGTTGAAAACAGGCTGCGATTCCGACCTGAACTCAAATACATTTGATGATTCTGAGAGACTGTGCTTCCCGAACTCCATCATTCTGAACTTATTGCAATGATCGAAGAAGTGGTTGCCGGTCATCACAATCTCCTTCTTGTCAGCTATCAAACCGGAGTCTTCTCTCTGAGTTGTCAGGAAGTAAATTCCGTTTATTTTTTCTTTGATATATGCTGAATCCTCCATCCAGATAAGAGAAGAGGGAGGCAGGAAGTCTGTAAATGAGTCACTTATCTCCTCAATTGAGATGTCCTGAATATTGGGGATGATAGAAATTTGTTTGTGTATACTTACAGAAAGCTGATCGTCGGTATTGAATGATCTTATTGTTTCGACTTCTTCGCCGAAAAAGTCGACACGGTAGGGAAGATCTGCAGCATAGGAGAAAACGTCGGCAATGCTTCCTCTTATTGAATATTGACCGGGTTCATAGACAAAATCTGTTCTCACAAAATTATACTCATGGAGAACCTCCTCCAGAAATTCGAGAGAAATTTTGTCACCTTTGCTTATATTGAAAGTGTTTTTCTTCAGGTTCCTTTTGCTGACAACTTTTTCCATTGCCGACTCGGGATAGGTAACGATAATTCCCTTTCTTTTACCGGAGGCAAGGTGATTAAGAACTTCTGTACGAAGTACAATATTAGCCGGTTCAGTCTGCTCATATTGTACTGATCTTTTGTATGTTGACGGGAAGAAGAAGACAGATTCATCACCTAAAAGGGATACCAGGTCGTTATAAAAGTAAGCTGCATCTTCCTTTTCAGGTATCACCACAACATGAGTTGTTTGTGTTTTGTGAAATACAATTGAGAGAACCATGGCCTTTGATGACCCTGATAACCCTTCAATCTGTGTATTTCCCGGTTTGTCGGAGTTAACCGATTCAATAATAAGAGGAATGACAGGATGCAGGTTATAGATTTCTGATATTTTGTTCTCTTTCATTTGCAGGAATTCGCCGGCAAATTTACTAAAATGAATCTTACAATGGTAGTATGAGATCGGAATTGCATTCTGGCAGGGAAATATTAATTTTACCCAAATTTTTTAATATGAAGGTCTATAAATTTGGCGGGGCATCAATAAAAAATGCTGAAGGGATTAAGAATCTGCTTAAAATAGTGTCAAAGGAGGAATCGGAACTTATAATCGTAGTATCTGCAAGCGGGAAAATGACAAATGCACTTGAGCAGATCATGGGAGCGTGGTTTGATGGAGACATCAGGTATCAGGAACTTTTGGATCGGTTAATAGATTATCATAATAGTATACTGAATGGGTTGTCGTTTAGCCCTGAGAGTGAAGCATTTATACTGTTTAATAAGACAATTGATAAGTTGAAGTCCTACCTTCTCAAAACCAAAAAGGGTAGTTATGATTTCGAGTATGATCAGATAATACCTTACGGGGAGTTAATATCATCAATAATAGTTTTTGAATATCTGAAGTCAGAATTATCAGGAATTGAGCTGGTTGATATCAGGACCTGTATAAAAACAGACGACAGATTCCGGGATGCAAATATTGAATGGGAGCAGAGCGTAATCAGGACAAACAGCATTTTTAACTTCCTGAATACCAGGATTTATATCACACAAGGATTTATAGCAGGGACTGCAGAAGGAGATTCATCAACCCTTGGAAGAGAAGGTTCAGATTATACTGCTGCTGTTCTGGCTAATATACTTAATGCAGAATCAGTAACTGTCTGGAAGGATGTACCCGGAATACTGAATGCTGATCCGGTATGGATGGATGAGGCACAATTGCTTGAAGAGATCTCATATCGCGAAGCAGTTGAGATGACATTCTCAGGAGCAAAGGTTATACATCCTAAGACAATTAAACCATTGCATAACAAGAAGATCCCTCTTTATGTAAGATCATTTATTAATCCTTCTTCCGGAGGGACTGTGATAAAATCTGATGCGGTTCTTAAGAGAGTCATCCCGGTTTTTATAAAGAAAGAGAATCAGATTCTTATTTCAATTATACCACGTGATTTCTCTTTTGTTATGGATGAAAACCTTAGCAGGATCTTTCATGTTTTCATGCAGCATGGGATAAAAGTAAACCTTGTGGAGGCGAGTGCTGTAAGTATAGATGTATGTGTTGATGATGAACGGCGCAGGATTGATGCACTTATTGAGAGTATGAATCTGGAGTTTGCGCTGGTATATAATGAAAGTGTTGAGATGCTTACGATCAGGCATTACACTCAGAATGCTGTTAATAAAATAACAGCAGGCCGCGAGATCCTGCTGGAGCAGAGGATGAGAAGTACAGTACGGTTTGTGGTAAGAAAGTGAAGGATTGTTTCATCCTCCTTCGTCGTCCTCTCAATGACCGATCTGTCTTGTTTACCTCGTCCTTATGAGGATCGTAGTGACGAAACTGCCTTGTATTATGGGTCATTGCGAGGAGAGAAGCGACGAAGCAACCCTTAACAAATAGTCCTATCTGTCAAACATTAGCCTTTGCCCCCTGTAATCCTCGTTTATCACCCCCTTATCATACACTATTGTTCCGTTTACAATAGTTTTTTCAACTTTTGATCTGAAGGTTTCGCCTTCAAATGGAGACCAACCGCACTTATATAGAATGTTATCCTTTGACACACTCCATGGAGATGAAGGATTAACAAGGCAAAGATCGGCTTTGTAACCCTCCCTGATAAATCCTCTTTTCCGGATATTAAAGAGAATGGCCGGATTATGGCACATCATTTCAACAACTTTTTCGAGACTGAATATTTTGCGGTGCCACATTTCAAGCATAGTGACCAATGAATGCTGGATTAGTGGTCCGCCTGAGGGTGCTTTGAAATATGTATTTTTTTTCTCCTCCATTGTATGGGGGGCGTGATCAGTAGCGACTATGTCTATTGTGTTGTTATTCACCGCTTTTATAAGTGCCTCTCTGTCAAACATTGTCTTTATGGCAGGATTCCATTTTATTAAAGATCCTTTTTCTGTGTATGAAGATTCTTCAAACCACAGGTGGTGGACACAAACTTCCGCAGTGATTCTCTTCTGAGAAAGGGGAAGTTCGTTTGAAAACAGTTTCATCTCATCAGCTGTTGAGAGATGAAAAATATGGAGCCTTGTATTATAATCCCTAGCCAGTCTTACAGCATAGGATGAAGACAAATAACAGGCTTCCCTGCTTCGGATAAGAGGATGCATGCTGAAAGGAACATCTTCACCATATTTCTGCCGGTATATTTCTGAATTTTTTCTGATAGTTGATTCATCTTCGCAGTGAGTGCTTACCGGCATATGTGCCTTTTTAAAAAGTTCACGCAAAGCACTTTCCCTGTCAACAAGCATATTGCCGGTTGATGATCCCATAAAGACCTTAATACCACACACATTTGAAGGATCAGCCTTCAAAACTTCGTCAAGATTGTCGTTAGTGGCACCGATAAGAAATGAGTAATTGACCAGTGATTTCTCAGATCCAAGTTTGTATTTATGGTTAAGAGCATCCATTGTAACTGTCTGAGGAACAGTATTAGGCATCTCCATAAATGAAGTTACCCCACCTGCTGCTGCGGCTCTTGTTTCACTATTGATATCTCCTTTGTGGGTTAGTCCGGGTTCTCTAAAGTGTACCTGATCATCAATAACGCCGGGGAGCAGCAATAGTCCTGTTCCATCAATTGTTATTGTACCGGAAGGAATATGCATTTCATTGGCATCACCGATAGCAGATATGAGTTCATCGACAATAAGCAAGTCATCAATGGAGGTCTTTCCTTCATTGACTATTGTTGCGTTTTTGATAAGTATACTGCTCATGGTTCCAGTTTTTGCCCCCCCCATCCCCCCTAAAGGGGGGCTA comes from the Bacteroidales bacterium genome and includes:
- a CDS encoding dihydroorotase — its product is MSSILIKNATIVNEGKTSIDDLLIVDELISAIGDANEMHIPSGTITIDGTGLLLLPGVIDDQVHFREPGLTHKGDINSETRAAAAGGVTSFMEMPNTVPQTVTMDALNHKYKLGSEKSLVNYSFLIGATNDNLDEVLKADPSNVCGIKVFMGSSTGNMLVDRESALRELFKKAHMPVSTHCEDESTIRKNSEIYRQKYGEDVPFSMHPLIRSREACYLSSSYAVRLARDYNTRLHIFHLSTADEMKLFSNELPLSQKRITAEVCVHHLWFEESSYTEKGSLIKWNPAIKTMFDREALIKAVNNNTIDIVATDHAPHTMEEKKNTYFKAPSGGPLIQHSLVTMLEMWHRKIFSLEKVVEMMCHNPAILFNIRKRGFIREGYKADLCLVNPSSPWSVSKDNILYKCGWSPFEGETFRSKVEKTIVNGTIVYDKGVINEDYRGQRLMFDR
- the mfd gene encoding transcription-repair coupling factor, which gives rise to MKENKISEIYNLHPVIPLIIESVNSDKPGNTQIEGLSGSSKAMVLSIVFHKTQTTHVVVIPEKEDAAYFYNDLVSLLGDESVFFFPSTYKRSVQYEQTEPANIVLRTEVLNHLASGKRKGIIVTYPESAMEKVVSKRNLKKNTFNISKGDKISLEFLEEVLHEYNFVRTDFVYEPGQYSIRGSIADVFSYAADLPYRVDFFGEEVETIRSFNTDDQLSVSIHKQISIIPNIQDISIEEISDSFTDFLPPSSLIWMEDSAYIKEKINGIYFLTTQREDSGLIADKKEIVMTGNHFFDHCNKFRMMEFGKHSLSESSNVFEFRSESQPVFNKNFELLSDKLLANDSQGYETFIVSESESQIERLRDIFSEINPEVHFTPLLLNLHAGFTDHDLKISVYTDHQIFDRYHKFRIRGFFTKKESISVKELTGLNPGDYVVHIDHGIGKFGGLEKIEVNGKIQEAIKLVYRDNDILYIGIHSLHRISKYKGKDNAEPKIYKLGSGAWQKLKQATKSRVKDIAKDLIVLYAKRMSSPGFSFSPDSYLQRELEASFIYEDTPDQLTASVAVKEDMEAEHPMDRLVCGDVGFGKTEIAIRAAFKSATDSKQTAVLVPTTILALQHYKTFSSRLKGFPCTVEYISRHKKAAEQKKILEKLAEGKIDIIIGTHKLVGQDVKFKDLGLLVIDEEQRFGVSVKEKLKKIKANVDTLTLTATPIPRTLQFSLMGARDLSIINTPPPNRMPIVTELYGYNEDIIKEGIEYEISRNGQVFFIHNRVENIKQIQAQINRICPNVKTAIVHGQMEGTHVENVMYDFIQGDYDVLLATTIIESGLDIPNANTIFINDAHHFGLSELHQLRGRVGRSNKKAFCYLLAPPLTTLTHEARRRLKAIEEFSELGSGFNIAMQDLDIRGSGNLLGGEQSGFIADVGFETYQRILNEAMLELRESGFKEPELNEEKPTGPAKTEKVKAYVTDFQIDTDLEIMFPDEYISNISERIRLYKELNEIDTEESLVAFEKKLTDRFGVIPPPAEALLDIVRIKWIAVRLGVEKILLKNNLLIANFIADHNSSFYRSAIFISIMNYVNKKQHRMSMKQKATRLSLTITDVKTVKGAINVLNNILESYCPPAP
- a CDS encoding aspartate kinase, producing the protein MKVYKFGGASIKNAEGIKNLLKIVSKEESELIIVVSASGKMTNALEQIMGAWFDGDIRYQELLDRLIDYHNSILNGLSFSPESEAFILFNKTIDKLKSYLLKTKKGSYDFEYDQIIPYGELISSIIVFEYLKSELSGIELVDIRTCIKTDDRFRDANIEWEQSVIRTNSIFNFLNTRIYITQGFIAGTAEGDSSTLGREGSDYTAAVLANILNAESVTVWKDVPGILNADPVWMDEAQLLEEISYREAVEMTFSGAKVIHPKTIKPLHNKKIPLYVRSFINPSSGGTVIKSDAVLKRVIPVFIKKENQILISIIPRDFSFVMDENLSRIFHVFMQHGIKVNLVEASAVSIDVCVDDERRRIDALIESMNLEFALVYNESVEMLTIRHYTQNAVNKITAGREILLEQRMRSTVRFVVRK